The following proteins are encoded in a genomic region of Ornithodoros turicata isolate Travis chromosome 6, ASM3712646v1, whole genome shotgun sequence:
- the LOC135399165 gene encoding uncharacterized protein LOC135399165 isoform X2 — protein MVLLASTPIRHGERQESGPVENGETGPSRVQVTLYECERPHAVLASPDTPDVDFELMSLPVTMTANGSPRHEVYVTQLSTDSGVDNPFRPDGELSREADTIVSLIKAGKPITPVKGEPDGGLFNAVENAVTSASPPPANGEAKISPTKAPSPVAAEKKTEANGSTPASLKKGPGVVEVQQGIVVPPSDSSTVEQVVIKKKPKCKCCVIQ, from the exons ATGGTGCTGTTGGCGTCCACGCCGATACGACACGGCGAGCG GCAGGAGAGCGGTCCTGTGGAGAACGGCGAAACAGGACCCTCTCGGGTGCAAGTCACACTGTACGAGTGTGAAAGACCCCACGCTGTTCTCGCCAGTCCGGACACGCCGGACGTCGACTTCGAACTCATGAGTCTCCCCGTCACCATGACGGCCAACGGGTCGCCCAGGCACGAAGTCTACGTCACGCAACTCAG CACGGACAGCGGAGTAGACAATCCCTTCCGGCCGGATGGAGAATTGAGCAGGGAGGCAGACACAATCGTCAGCCTGATCAAGGCAGGGAAGCCCATCACACCCGTCAAGGGGGAGCCCGACGGAGGGTTGTTCAACGCAGTTGAGAACGCGGTGACTTCTGCGAGTCCTCCTCCAGCCAACGGAGAAGCAAAGATCTCTCCCACGAAAGCCCCCAGCCCAGTGGCCGCGGAAAAGAAGACCGAAGCCAACGGATCGACGCCTGCCAGCCTCAAGAAGGGACCTGGTGTTGTTGAG GTCCAGCAGGGCATAGTTGTGCCGCCTTCGGACTCTTCCACCGTGGAGCAGGTGGTCATCAAAAAGAAGCCAAAGTGCAAGTGTTGCGTGATCCAGTAA